From the genome of Streptococcus lutetiensis, one region includes:
- a CDS encoding sugar phosphate isomerase/epimerase family protein yields MFPIQLGLKASSAPEQVASRLKYHPDVFEFFTSEVDYTADSLEKLEEAIQKVKSSSVKTIVLHHPMKYQGKRLELVAHPKNNAELVNFIDFSTQKLLDLAKKYDCKVLVHGSYELEEAELLEPFASIEDARQYLFSRMDHFCHIGKDYIMFENGISKLYSYGNPDFDHLLAEKGYPLAYDISHAFIYLHGDNEALQQSLKTLKDHIVHYHLVDSLGETHDSLTLGHGKIDWAKALPLFNETASSIYEINLKDLTNPVEQLESHAYLKQIAQNL; encoded by the coding sequence ATGTTTCCAATTCAATTAGGATTAAAAGCTAGCTCTGCTCCAGAGCAAGTAGCTAGTCGTCTAAAATATCATCCAGATGTTTTTGAATTTTTTACAAGCGAAGTTGATTATACAGCTGATAGTTTAGAAAAACTTGAAGAAGCCATTCAAAAAGTCAAATCAAGTAGTGTAAAGACTATTGTTCTTCATCACCCTATGAAGTACCAAGGAAAGCGTTTGGAATTAGTAGCTCATCCAAAAAATAATGCTGAATTGGTTAACTTTATCGATTTTTCAACACAAAAATTACTTGATTTAGCAAAAAAATACGACTGTAAAGTGCTGGTTCACGGCTCTTACGAGTTAGAAGAAGCTGAACTATTAGAACCTTTTGCTTCAATCGAGGATGCTCGTCAGTATCTTTTCTCTCGCATGGATCACTTTTGTCATATTGGCAAAGACTATATCATGTTTGAAAATGGTATTTCAAAACTCTATTCATATGGAAATCCTGATTTTGATCACTTGCTTGCTGAAAAAGGTTATCCTCTAGCTTACGATATTTCACATGCTTTTATTTATCTTCACGGTGATAACGAGGCCCTTCAACAGTCTCTAAAGACTTTGAAGGATCATATCGTTCATTACCATTTAGTGGATTCTCTGGGAGAAACCCATGATAGCCTGACACTTGGTCACGGAAAAATTGATTGGGCGAAAGCTTTGCCACTCTTTAATGAGACAGCAAGTAGCATCTACGAAATTAACTTAAAAGACCTAACTAATCCAGTTGAACAGCTCGAAAGTCATGCTTACCTAAAACAGATTGCACAAAACTTGTAA
- a CDS encoding DNA-binding response regulator produces the protein MKQGKIYIVEDDNTIVSLLKQHLSKVYDVYSVNNFRAIKQEIEEITPDLILMDITLPYFNGFYWTTEIRKTMTLPIIFISSSDDEMDTVMALNMGGDDFISKPFSLAILDAKISAFLRRAYQFTSDSYQLDEFSLSREGILSNGSKQINLSPTENKILSILFEHQNQVVPKEELLEKLWENESFIDQNTLSVNMTRLRKKVQPLGFDRIHTVRGVGYLLK, from the coding sequence ATGAAACAAGGAAAAATTTATATCGTAGAAGATGACAATACCATTGTATCCTTATTAAAACAGCATTTAAGCAAAGTTTATGATGTCTATAGTGTTAATAATTTTCGTGCGATTAAGCAAGAAATCGAAGAAATCACCCCGGATTTGATTCTAATGGATATCACTTTGCCCTATTTTAATGGTTTCTATTGGACGACTGAGATTCGTAAAACCATGACCTTGCCAATCATATTTATTTCATCCAGTGATGATGAAATGGATACCGTCATGGCATTGAATATGGGAGGAGATGATTTCATTTCTAAACCCTTCTCATTAGCCATCTTAGATGCTAAGATATCAGCTTTTTTGCGCAGAGCTTATCAATTCACTTCTGACAGTTATCAACTCGATGAATTTTCGTTATCCCGTGAAGGAATTCTATCAAATGGGAGTAAGCAAATTAATCTTTCTCCGACTGAAAACAAAATCCTTAGCATTTTATTTGAACACCAAAATCAAGTGGTGCCAAAGGAAGAGCTGCTAGAGAAATTGTGGGAAAATGAAAGTTTTATTGACCAAAACACCTTAAGTGTCAACATGACTCGTTTGCGCAAAAAAGTACAACCATTAGGATTTGATCGCATTCATACCGTGAGAGGAGTCGGCTATCTTCTAAAATGA
- a CDS encoding ABC transporter ATP-binding protein: MLLEINHLEKVFRTRFSKEVTRALQDVDFKVDENEFIAIMGESGSGKTTLLNILATLEKPTNGSVILNGEEITKIKESKLAEFRLKNLGFVFQDFNLLDTLSVKDNIFLPLVLGRLPYQEMEKRITRLAPKLHIEELLEKRPFELSGGQKQRVAIARSLITNPQLLLADEPTAALDYRNSEDILNLFEDINSYGQTLLMVTHSANAASHAKRVLFIKDGRIFHQIYRGNKTNQEFSKDISLAMTALLGGE, encoded by the coding sequence ATGTTACTGGAAATCAATCACCTCGAGAAAGTTTTTCGCACACGCTTTTCAAAAGAAGTGACACGAGCTTTGCAAGATGTCGACTTTAAGGTTGATGAAAATGAGTTCATCGCCATTATGGGAGAATCAGGATCAGGTAAAACAACCTTGCTAAATATCTTAGCAACACTAGAAAAGCCAACCAATGGATCAGTTATTTTAAACGGGGAAGAAATCACTAAAATCAAAGAAAGTAAACTTGCTGAATTCCGTTTGAAAAATCTCGGCTTTGTCTTTCAAGATTTTAACTTATTGGACACCCTATCAGTCAAGGATAATATTTTCTTGCCACTAGTACTTGGGCGCCTTCCTTATCAAGAAATGGAAAAACGTATTACAAGGCTAGCGCCAAAATTACACATTGAAGAGTTGCTAGAAAAACGTCCATTTGAACTTTCTGGTGGTCAAAAACAACGTGTTGCGATTGCTCGTAGTTTGATAACAAATCCGCAATTGCTTTTAGCTGATGAACCAACAGCAGCACTAGATTATCGCAATTCTGAAGATATCTTAAATCTTTTCGAAGACATTAACAGCTATGGTCAAACACTTCTTATGGTAACTCACTCAGCAAATGCAGCAAGTCATGCCAAACGTGTGTTGTTCATCAAAGACGGTCGTATTTTCCACCAAATTTACCGTGGCAATAAAACCAATCAAGAATTCAGTAAAGACATTTCACTTGCGATGACAGCCCTTCTAGGAGGTGAGTAA
- the topA gene encoding type I DNA topoisomerase yields the protein MATTTTKAQTAVKKTSKKTTKKKTAAKKNLVIVESPAKAKTIEKYLGRNYKVVASVGHIRDLKKSSMSIDFENNYKPQYINIRGKGPLINDLKKEAKKSKKVYLASDPDREGEAISWHLAHILGLDENDKNRVVFNEITKDAVKNAFVEPRQIDMDLVDAQQARRVLDRIVGYSISPLLWKKVKKGLSAGRVQSVALKLIIDRENEIKNFKPEEYWTIDGFFKKGTKKFQAAFYGIDGKKLKLNTNEDVQAVLTRLTSDEFNVAKVEKKERHRNAPLPYTTSSLQQDAANKINFRTRKTMMVAQQLYEGINLGKSGTQGLITYMRTDSTRISPVAQNDAAGFITERFGENYSKHGSRVKNASGAQDAHEAIRPSNVNLTPESIAKHLDKDQLKLYTLIWNRFVASQMTAAVFDTMKVNLEQNGVRFIANGSKVKFDGYLAVYNDSDKNKMLPDMVEGDVVKKVSTNPEQHFTQPPARYSEATLIKTLEENGVGRPSTYAPTLDVIQRRYYVRLVSKRFEPTELGEIVNNLIVEFFPDIVDVKFTADMEGKLDEVEEGKEQWQKVIDAFYKPFEKELAKAETEIEKIQIKDEPAGFDCDVCGHPMVIKLGRYGKFYACSNFPECHNTKAITKEIGVTCPICGEGQVIERKTKRNRLFYGCDRYPECEFTSWDKPVGRSCPKCGQFLVEKKIRGGGKQVVCSNEECDYEEAKVK from the coding sequence ATGGCAACGACTACTACAAAAGCCCAAACAGCTGTTAAAAAGACAAGTAAAAAAACAACAAAGAAAAAAACAGCTGCCAAGAAAAACTTGGTTATTGTGGAATCACCAGCTAAAGCAAAAACCATTGAAAAATATCTAGGACGCAACTACAAAGTTGTCGCTTCAGTTGGTCATATCCGTGATTTGAAAAAATCAAGCATGTCTATTGATTTTGAAAATAACTATAAACCGCAGTATATCAATATCCGTGGTAAAGGTCCTCTAATTAACGATTTGAAAAAAGAGGCTAAAAAATCTAAAAAAGTTTATCTTGCAAGTGACCCGGACCGTGAGGGAGAAGCTATTTCATGGCATTTGGCACACATTTTGGGACTTGACGAAAATGATAAAAACCGTGTTGTTTTCAATGAAATCACTAAAGATGCTGTTAAAAATGCCTTCGTTGAACCACGTCAGATTGACATGGATTTGGTAGATGCGCAACAAGCCCGTCGAGTTCTTGACCGTATTGTTGGTTATTCTATCTCACCATTGCTTTGGAAAAAAGTTAAAAAAGGTCTTTCTGCGGGTCGTGTTCAATCTGTCGCATTGAAACTCATTATCGACCGTGAAAATGAGATTAAAAACTTTAAACCTGAAGAATACTGGACGATTGATGGATTCTTCAAAAAAGGAACTAAGAAATTCCAAGCAGCCTTTTATGGCATTGATGGTAAAAAATTAAAACTCAACACTAACGAAGATGTGCAAGCAGTCCTTACCCGACTTACAAGTGATGAGTTTAACGTAGCAAAAGTTGAAAAGAAAGAGCGTCATCGTAACGCACCACTTCCATATACAACATCATCTCTTCAACAAGATGCTGCTAACAAAATTAACTTCCGTACACGTAAGACTATGATGGTTGCTCAACAGTTATACGAAGGGATTAACCTTGGCAAGAGCGGTACTCAAGGTTTGATTACTTATATGCGTACTGACTCTACACGTATCAGTCCTGTTGCGCAAAATGATGCTGCAGGTTTCATTACAGAACGTTTCGGCGAAAATTATTCTAAACACGGTAGCCGTGTGAAAAATGCTTCAGGTGCTCAAGATGCCCACGAGGCTATTCGCCCATCAAACGTTAACCTAACACCAGAATCTATCGCAAAACACTTAGACAAAGACCAATTGAAACTCTACACATTGATTTGGAATCGATTTGTCGCAAGTCAAATGACAGCTGCGGTGTTTGATACCATGAAAGTTAACTTGGAGCAAAATGGCGTTCGCTTCATAGCTAACGGTAGTAAAGTCAAATTTGACGGTTACTTAGCTGTCTATAATGATTCTGATAAGAATAAAATGTTGCCTGACATGGTTGAAGGTGATGTTGTTAAGAAAGTTTCAACAAACCCTGAACAACACTTCACTCAACCACCAGCACGTTATTCTGAAGCCACATTAATCAAAACGCTTGAAGAAAACGGTGTTGGACGTCCATCAACTTATGCACCAACACTTGATGTTATCCAAAGACGTTACTACGTTCGCTTGGTTTCAAAACGCTTCGAACCAACTGAATTGGGTGAAATCGTCAATAACTTGATTGTTGAATTCTTCCCTGATATCGTTGATGTCAAATTTACCGCTGATATGGAAGGTAAACTTGATGAAGTCGAAGAAGGAAAAGAACAATGGCAAAAAGTCATTGATGCTTTCTACAAACCATTTGAAAAAGAACTAGCAAAAGCAGAAACTGAAATTGAAAAAATTCAAATCAAAGATGAGCCTGCTGGTTTTGACTGTGACGTTTGTGGACACCCAATGGTAATCAAATTAGGACGCTACGGTAAATTCTACGCATGTAGTAATTTCCCAGAATGTCACAACACCAAAGCCATCACAAAAGAAATTGGTGTGACTTGTCCAATTTGTGGCGAAGGTCAAGTGATTGAACGTAAGACAAAACGTAATCGTCTTTTCTATGGCTGTGACCGATATCCTGAGTGTGAATTCACTTCATGGGACAAACCAGTCGGACGTTCTTGTCCAAAATGTGGTCAATTCCTCGTTGAGAAGAAAATTCGTGGCGGTGGTAAACAAGTCGTCTGCAGCAATGAAGAATGCGACTACGAAGAAGCAAAAGTTAAATAA
- a CDS encoding sensor histidine kinase, with amino-acid sequence MIRQFFKEFGIWYLTYAILTISFLLTFMLFHLPVTYFRISFSISITILIFISIWQYFKFKKKQIILQQFIYVKELDDFNLPSEKAFKAIICKQKEAHASDVLAIQTQMEDTQNLIKMWSHQMKVPLSALSLMAQTNQLESKEVEQQLNRLQNYLDTLLNYLKFSQNKDDFRFERLSVKEITISIIKKYRIPCLLKHLSVEVTGDWELKSDKKWVTFALTQIIDNAIKYSKDNGKIIIRISQASIEISDDGSGILEEDLPRIFEEGFTGFNGHEHQKATGLGLYMTKQVLDSLSLDINIQSQIDQGTHVLITPKKR; translated from the coding sequence ATGATACGACAATTTTTTAAAGAATTTGGTATTTGGTACCTTACCTATGCCATATTGACCATTTCATTTTTACTGACCTTTATGTTATTCCACTTGCCCGTAACTTACTTCAGAATAAGCTTTAGCATTAGTATCACAATACTAATTTTCATTAGCATTTGGCAGTACTTCAAATTTAAAAAGAAACAGATAATTTTACAACAATTTATTTATGTAAAAGAATTAGATGACTTCAATCTCCCATCAGAAAAAGCTTTTAAAGCTATTATTTGTAAACAAAAAGAAGCGCATGCCAGCGATGTTCTAGCTATTCAGACACAGATGGAAGATACTCAGAATCTCATCAAAATGTGGTCTCACCAAATGAAAGTTCCTCTATCAGCTTTATCATTGATGGCACAGACTAATCAACTTGAATCAAAAGAAGTCGAACAACAACTAAATCGTCTTCAAAACTATTTAGACACCCTATTAAATTATTTAAAATTCAGTCAAAATAAAGATGATTTTCGTTTTGAAAGACTGTCCGTCAAGGAGATTACAATCTCAATTATCAAAAAATACCGCATTCCTTGTTTGTTAAAACACCTCTCTGTTGAGGTGACAGGTGATTGGGAACTCAAGTCTGATAAAAAATGGGTGACCTTCGCACTGACACAAATAATTGATAATGCCATTAAGTATTCGAAAGATAACGGCAAAATCATCATCCGCATTTCTCAAGCTAGTATTGAAATATCAGATGATGGTAGTGGAATACTAGAAGAAGATTTGCCACGGATTTTTGAAGAAGGCTTTACTGGTTTTAACGGGCACGAACACCAAAAAGCTACAGGATTGGGACTTTACATGACAAAACAAGTTCTAGATAGCCTTAGTCTCGATATCAATATTCAAAGCCAAATTGATCAAGGAACGCACGTGTTAATCACTCCGAAAAAACGTTAA
- a CDS encoding XRE family transcriptional regulator, whose protein sequence is MFSGEKLKKIRQEKGYSQADLAKLLQLSRASYFNWENGKTKPNQKNLKQLSQIFKVDPTYFLSEHDIVNIFLKLNPDNQVKLENYAEELLKEQEIIKPLPKLYAYKVFEKLSAGTGYSYFGDGNYDTVFYDEQLDYNFASWVFSDSMEPTYLNEEVVVIKQTGFDYDGAIYAVDWDGQTYIKKVYREEEGLRLVSLNNHYADKFAPYDENPHIIGKIIGNFKPLEV, encoded by the coding sequence ATGTTTTCTGGAGAAAAATTAAAAAAGATACGACAAGAAAAAGGTTATTCGCAAGCTGATTTAGCGAAGTTATTACAGTTATCAAGAGCTTCGTATTTTAATTGGGAGAACGGAAAAACAAAACCCAACCAAAAAAATTTAAAGCAACTAAGTCAGATTTTTAAAGTTGATCCAACGTATTTTCTTTCTGAACATGATATCGTTAATATCTTCTTAAAACTTAATCCTGACAACCAAGTTAAACTAGAAAATTACGCTGAAGAACTACTCAAAGAACAAGAAATCATCAAACCTTTACCAAAACTTTATGCCTATAAGGTCTTCGAAAAATTATCTGCAGGTACTGGTTATTCTTATTTTGGGGATGGCAATTACGATACCGTCTTTTACGATGAGCAACTAGATTATAACTTTGCCTCTTGGGTATTTAGTGATTCAATGGAACCAACTTATCTTAATGAAGAAGTCGTTGTCATCAAACAAACAGGATTTGATTACGATGGTGCCATTTATGCGGTTGATTGGGATGGGCAAACCTATATCAAAAAAGTTTACCGTGAAGAAGAGGGTTTGCGTTTGGTTTCTCTTAATAATCATTACGCTGATAAATTCGCTCCATACGATGAAAATCCACATATTATTGGAAAAATCATTGGAAACTTTAAACCTTTAGAAGTTTAA
- the trmFO gene encoding methylenetetrahydrofolate--tRNA-(uracil(54)-C(5))-methyltransferase (FADH(2)-oxidizing) TrmFO, which yields MSQSSYINVIGAGLAGSEAAYQIAKRGIPVKLYEMRGVKPTPQHKTDKFAELVCSNSLRGDSLTNAVGLLKEEMRRLDSVIMKAAESTRVPAGGALAVDRDGFSQMVTDEVTNHPLIEVIREEITEIPDDAITVIASGPLTSDALAAKIHELNGGDGFYFYDAAAPIVDKSSIDMDKIYLKSRYDKGEAAYLNCPMTKEEFMAFHEALVNAEEAPLNSFEKEKYFEGCMPIEVMAKRGIKTLLYGPMKPVGLEYPEDYKGPRDGEFKTPYAVVQLRQDNAAGSLFNIVGFQTHLKWGEQKRVFRMIPGLENAEFVRYGVMHRNSYMDSPNLLTETFATRQNPNLFFAGQMTGVEGYVESAASGLVAGINAVRRFKGEEPVIFPQTTAIGALPHYVTHAESKHFQPMNVNFGIVKELEGPRIRDKKERYEKVAERALKDLEEYLNV from the coding sequence TTGTCTCAATCATCATACATTAACGTTATTGGAGCTGGTTTAGCTGGCTCTGAAGCTGCTTATCAGATTGCTAAGCGCGGTATTCCAGTTAAACTTTATGAAATGCGTGGGGTTAAACCAACACCTCAGCATAAAACAGATAAATTCGCTGAACTTGTCTGCTCAAATTCGCTTCGTGGCGACAGTTTAACAAACGCTGTTGGTCTTTTGAAAGAAGAAATGCGCCGTTTGGATTCTGTTATCATGAAAGCCGCTGAAAGCACGCGCGTCCCTGCTGGTGGCGCTCTTGCGGTTGACCGCGACGGTTTCTCACAAATGGTAACTGACGAAGTCACAAACCACCCACTTATCGAAGTCATTCGCGAAGAAATCACTGAAATCCCAGACGATGCCATTACAGTTATCGCTAGTGGACCACTTACTTCAGATGCTTTAGCTGCAAAAATCCACGAATTAAACGGTGGTGACGGTTTCTATTTCTACGATGCAGCAGCACCGATTGTTGATAAAAGTTCTATCGACATGGACAAAATCTACCTAAAATCACGTTACGATAAAGGGGAAGCAGCTTATCTAAACTGTCCAATGACAAAAGAAGAATTCATGGCTTTCCATGAAGCACTTGTCAATGCTGAAGAAGCACCACTAAATTCATTTGAAAAAGAAAAATACTTCGAAGGTTGTATGCCAATCGAAGTCATGGCAAAACGAGGCATTAAAACATTGCTCTATGGTCCTATGAAACCTGTCGGACTAGAATACCCAGAAGATTACAAAGGACCACGTGATGGCGAGTTTAAAACACCTTATGCCGTTGTTCAATTGCGTCAAGACAATGCAGCTGGTAGCTTATTTAACATCGTTGGTTTCCAAACACACCTTAAATGGGGAGAACAAAAACGTGTGTTCCGTATGATTCCAGGCCTCGAAAATGCTGAATTTGTCCGCTACGGCGTTATGCACCGTAACTCATACATGGATTCACCAAACCTTTTGACAGAAACATTTGCTACACGTCAAAATCCAAATCTTTTCTTCGCTGGTCAAATGACTGGTGTTGAAGGTTATGTTGAATCTGCTGCATCAGGTCTTGTAGCTGGTATCAATGCTGTGCGTCGTTTCAAAGGCGAAGAACCTGTTATCTTCCCACAAACAACAGCTATTGGAGCTTTACCACACTACGTCACTCACGCTGAAAGCAAACATTTCCAACCAATGAACGTTAACTTTGGTATCGTTAAAGAACTCGAAGGACCACGTATCCGTGATAAAAAAGAACGTTACGAAAAAGTTGCTGAACGTGCTTTGAAAGACTTAGAAGAATACCTTAACGTTTAA
- the xerS gene encoding tyrosine recombinase XerS, with the protein MKREKLLEKIDELKTIMPWYVLDYYQSKLSVPYSFTTLYEYLKEYRRFFEWILESGISNAKKIADVELTTLEHLSKKDMESFVLYLRERPSLNTYSTNQGVSQTTINRTLSALSSLFKYLTEEVEDENGDPYFYRNVMKKISTKKKKETLAARAENIKGKLFLGDETMAFIEYIDKEYQNKLSHRALSSFQKNKERDLAIIALLLASGVRLSEAVNLDLKDLHLNMMVIEVTRKGGKRDSVNIAAFAKPYLEEYLKIRAPRYKAEKQDQALFLTEYRGVPNRIDASSIEKLVAKYSQDFKVRVTPHKLRHTLATRLYGATKSQVLVSHQLGHASTQVTDLYTHIVNDEQKNALDKL; encoded by the coding sequence ATGAAACGTGAAAAATTACTCGAAAAAATTGATGAACTTAAAACAATCATGCCTTGGTATGTCCTAGACTATTACCAATCAAAACTTTCTGTACCCTACAGTTTTACAACCTTGTACGAATACCTCAAAGAATATAGACGATTTTTCGAATGGATTCTTGAATCTGGTATTTCAAATGCTAAAAAAATTGCTGATGTTGAGTTAACGACTTTAGAGCATTTGTCTAAAAAAGATATGGAATCCTTCGTTCTTTATCTTCGTGAACGTCCTTCGTTAAATACCTATTCAACCAATCAAGGAGTTTCACAAACCACTATCAATCGTACCTTATCAGCACTTTCGAGCTTATTTAAGTACCTGACAGAAGAGGTCGAGGATGAAAATGGTGACCCCTACTTCTATCGAAATGTCATGAAAAAGATATCAACGAAGAAAAAGAAAGAAACCCTGGCAGCTCGCGCTGAAAATATTAAAGGAAAGCTCTTCTTAGGTGATGAAACAATGGCCTTTATCGAGTATATCGATAAAGAGTACCAAAATAAGCTCTCTCACCGTGCCCTCTCCTCCTTCCAGAAGAACAAGGAGCGAGATTTGGCAATTATCGCCCTTCTTCTTGCCTCTGGTGTTCGTCTTTCTGAGGCTGTTAATCTTGATTTGAAGGATTTACATCTGAATATGATGGTTATCGAAGTCACTCGTAAGGGGGGTAAACGCGATTCTGTGAATATTGCTGCTTTTGCCAAACCTTACCTTGAGGAGTATTTAAAAATTCGAGCGCCACGCTATAAAGCAGAAAAACAAGATCAGGCTTTATTTTTAACGGAATACCGTGGTGTTCCAAATCGTATCGATGCATCAAGTATCGAAAAATTAGTAGCCAAATACTCACAAGACTTTAAAGTTCGAGTGACACCCCACAAGCTCCGTCACACTCTAGCAACGCGATTGTATGGCGCTACTAAATCTCAAGTTTTGGTCAGCCACCAATTGGGACATGCTAGCACCCAGGTAACTGACTTATATACCCACATCGTTAACGATGAACAAAAGAATGCCCTTGATAAATTGTAA
- a CDS encoding FtsX-like permease family protein, which yields MFYAKLAWSNLKKSLDIFGPFLLASVVLFVLDCSTLLLIYSPVSMEMQYSNTVLGLAIVVLMIFTVIMEIYSYNFLLKQRSKEFGLYNILGMNRSQVGLVSSIELAIIFIGVILLGSVLSAVFSQVFYLIFVNLLHYNKFIIGLSPLAFILASVAFAAIFALLEVINIVIIYRSSPLALFKRQEKGEKEPRGNILFALLSLISLGSGYYLSISSQTVTVLVVVYRFFIAVVLVIIGTYLFYVSFMTWYLKRRRKNKNYFYKPKHFVTTSQMIFRMKENAIGLANITLLATMSFVTIATTSSLYFSSQKQANEMFPKNTKITFADYGYTDPNAKVVSEGELKEKFQEQVTDKLNKPDDEYIIYQTVSSMFSIPTGKSLTLTDDLVKHPEINKFGSIYLTTQDVIKSFDNDMPDLEDNQVAFYKQKGDSQLETLTLFDRKFENVKNFKNINFPEIKNSYNPGVIIFSNDSVMQEVINLFKEHELMAQHSYSAFVNLSPNEVSTINKSIDSASKDDSIQGDVETRKGYMDTLYTVTGGFLFTGFLLGLSFLLGAALIIYYKQRTEGIEDKKSYKILQEVGMSKEAVKQAINSQTLLMFFMPLGFAIVHFIVALTMLKQMLLLFGVEGSGTLIISGITIFCIIIIYFFIYKLTSRTYYKIIER from the coding sequence ATGTTCTATGCTAAATTAGCTTGGTCAAATTTGAAAAAGTCACTTGATATTTTTGGACCATTTTTACTTGCCAGTGTGGTACTTTTCGTCCTTGACTGTTCAACGTTATTGCTTATTTATAGTCCAGTATCAATGGAGATGCAGTACAGTAATACTGTTTTAGGACTTGCAATCGTTGTTCTGATGATTTTTACCGTCATCATGGAAATCTATAGTTATAATTTCTTGCTCAAGCAAAGAAGTAAAGAGTTTGGTCTTTACAATATCCTTGGAATGAACCGAAGTCAAGTTGGTCTGGTATCATCTATCGAATTAGCAATTATTTTTATAGGTGTTATCTTACTTGGTAGTGTGCTTTCCGCAGTCTTTTCACAAGTTTTTTACCTTATCTTTGTGAATCTTTTGCACTATAATAAATTCATTATTGGATTATCGCCGCTAGCATTTATTTTGGCATCAGTAGCCTTCGCCGCTATCTTTGCTTTGCTAGAAGTCATTAATATTGTTATCATTTATCGTTCATCACCTCTTGCTTTGTTTAAACGCCAAGAGAAAGGTGAAAAAGAACCTCGTGGTAATATTCTTTTTGCCCTACTAAGTCTTATCAGTCTTGGCTCAGGTTATTATCTATCTATTTCCTCTCAAACAGTTACTGTACTAGTTGTTGTCTATCGTTTCTTTATCGCAGTTGTTTTGGTAATTATTGGTACTTACCTCTTTTACGTTAGCTTTATGACTTGGTATCTTAAACGACGTCGTAAAAATAAAAACTATTTTTACAAACCAAAACACTTTGTGACAACATCGCAGATGATTTTCAGAATGAAAGAAAATGCTATCGGGCTTGCTAACATCACTTTGCTAGCTACAATGTCTTTTGTAACCATTGCCACAACATCAAGTTTGTATTTTAGTAGTCAGAAACAAGCAAATGAAATGTTTCCAAAAAATACAAAAATTACATTTGCTGATTATGGCTATACTGATCCAAATGCCAAAGTAGTCTCAGAAGGGGAGCTTAAGGAAAAATTCCAAGAGCAAGTTACAGACAAACTCAACAAGCCTGACGATGAATACATCATTTATCAAACTGTATCATCAATGTTTTCCATTCCAACTGGTAAATCACTGACATTGACCGATGATTTAGTCAAACATCCAGAAATTAATAAATTTGGCTCTATCTATCTTACAACACAAGATGTTATCAAATCTTTTGATAATGATATGCCTGACTTAGAAGATAATCAAGTTGCCTTTTACAAACAAAAAGGTGATAGCCAACTTGAAACATTGACTTTATTTGATAGAAAATTTGAAAACGTAAAAAACTTTAAGAACATTAACTTCCCTGAAATTAAAAATAGTTATAATCCTGGAGTTATTATCTTCAGTAATGATTCAGTCATGCAAGAAGTTATAAATCTTTTCAAAGAACATGAGTTGATGGCTCAACATTCTTATTCAGCCTTTGTTAACCTCTCACCAAACGAAGTCTCAACAATTAATAAATCAATTGATTCTGCTTCAAAAGATGACTCTATTCAGGGAGATGTTGAGACGAGAAAAGGATACATGGATACCCTATATACCGTTACAGGTGGTTTCCTCTTCACTGGATTCTTGCTTGGGCTTAGTTTCTTGCTTGGTGCAGCCTTGATTATTTACTACAAGCAACGTACCGAAGGAATTGAAGATAAAAAATCTTATAAGATTCTCCAAGAAGTCGGCATGAGTAAAGAAGCTGTCAAACAGGCTATTAACTCACAAACATTGCTAATGTTCTTTATGCCACTCGGCTTTGCTATTGTCCACTTTATTGTCGCCTTAACTATGTTAAAACAAATGCTTTTACTCTTTGGAGTAGAAGGATCAGGTACACTGATTATCAGTGGTATTACAATATTTTGTATCATTATCATTTACTTCTTTATCTACAAATTAACTAGTCGAACTTACTACAAGATTATCGAACGTTAA